TCTCGAATGGGACGGAATGTTGTCGACGGCATCCGCACTCCCAGCTACCACAGCCACGACGGACTTTAATGATGTTTAGCTTAGCCCGGTCGATCGCGGCGCGGATCGCGGGACCTACCTCTCGAGCTTTACCCTGTCCGACACCTACGAATCCGTCCTTGTTTCCTACCACCACCGTGACTCTGAACCTCACTCGGCGGCCGGACTTGTGCATCTTCTGGACCATGTTGACGTCGAGTACCTCCTCTTCTAGGTCGGGCAGCAGCCAGTCCACGATCTCTGGCTCTAGGATCTTCCAACCCTGAGCGAACACCTCGTCGATTGTCTTGATCTCTCCTTCCTTGACCATGCGGCCTAGTTTGGTTTTGGGTTCCCATTCCTCCAAGTGCGGTGGGACAGACATGCTCGCATCGCCCCCGCTACGCGCCGCCGAACTCCTCCTCGATTTTGGACTTTACTTCCTCGAAGTGTTCCGGGAGTTCTTCCGGCTTCAGACCGCGTTCGAGGTACTTGGAGAACCTGCGCTCATATTCCTCCGGGTCCTCTTCCTTGATCTGTCGGGCCATGTTGGCGATGTGCTCACCACGAATCCTGTCCTCCGGTGGGAGCACTTCCTCCCCATGCGGTATGTCCATGCCGGCGTCCAGGGCCCCCTTCAACATGGCGAACACTCTGGAGCCCCGCACGGGTCGGTGGAGTCCTATGTCGATCACCGCTCGCTCGATGCCACGTTCAAGCGCTCGGAGACCGCACAAGTAACCCGTCAGATATGCCGCCGGTGTGTTCCCGCAGTGTCCCTTCCAGCCGAATTTGTTGCGCAGCTCGATGGAGTGGGCCGAAGCCAGTGTGACGTCACCCTGCGGGGCGAAGTCGACGATCTGGGCGATGTTGTGGTTGAGCGTCTTTCTGGCCACTAGGCGCGGAGCGTCGGCCTTGATTAGCTCACGTCGCTTGTAGTAGTTGGTCTTACCCTCGCGACGCCTTCTGAACGGAACCCGATACCTGGGACCCGTGGCCAACACAACCACCCCTTACTTTTTCCACAGGTCGTTCTCCTCGATGTACGCCAACAGGTGAGAGGTGTCGCGGAAGTATCCTCCCTTCGCCATCATGTACAGCTTCCGATACGTGCTGCGGTCGATCTTGCCGGAGTCTCGGAGCTCCCGCAGCTTGCGCCTAATCGGCCTTATTCGTTGGATCCACGCGCGCTTCTTCGGCATCCGTGCGCCCTTCGCTCCCTTCCGACGACCCGGACCACGCTGGCGCCCCTTCTTCCGCTGTTCGTGCCGCTTTCGGGCTCTCACCCGGGATTGTCCCTTGATCGGCCTCTTTCGGATAACCCCTTCCTTGATGAGTCGACGGATGTCCTCCCGAGTCTGGGCTCGGGCGACTTCTTCCAGCCTCTCCGGGTCTATCCATACCTTGTGAACACCGCATTTGAGTATCTCAGCCGCCATCCGACGCTGGGGCCGTAGGTTCATGGTCCTTCTCACCCTCCTACTTCGGGCCTGGACCGTCACTCGACGCCGCCGTCGGTTCGAGCCCTAATTAGAATATTCCCCGGAGGGCACCATCGGGCGGAATATCCTGGTGCGGAGTTCCTCGGCCTCCTCCTCGTCCAACTCCCGCACCTCGAGCTTGTCGTCCTGCTCGGGGAGGATAGCCGAGTGACCGTAAGGATCCTTCAGCACGATCGTGATCTCGTCCTCTCCTGAAACCGCCGCATCCATCCTGCGTAGAATTTCTTCCGCCCGCTTCTTGGACTCCTCGTTATCCGCCCACCTGGCGGCGGTTTCCACGCGTTCTCGGATTCTCCTCAGCAATCCCTCGATGTTGGACACGAAACCCTGAGCGGCGGGACCTGGCTTGACCTCGACCCCGAGCTCTGGTATTTCAACGAAACCTGAAGGTGAGCGGACCACTCGAACGCGAAGATCCTCGGGTGAATTAACCCGGTACCGATACTCCGCAGGTTTCCGATCCTCCAGACACATGACATCGGAGCGCCGATACCCGCACGTCTTACAATGAATGAACTGCTCGAGGACTCGCCCGAAGTGTGGTATCTCATCTATTCTTCCGTGCACCATCAGCGCCTTCTCTCCACACACCGGACACTCTAAGTAGGAGAACTCCATCCTGTACTTCATTTCGTGGGTTTCGCGGTTACCCTTCCCTATCTTCTTTCCCAACCTCGCGCACGTCCCCCGACCGTAGCTCTTCTACCTTAAATCCTTCCATTCGAAGCTTCTCGATAGCACGATGTAGTGACTCCTCGTCTGGAGCGGAGATTTTATGATAATGTACGTTATTCGATGCGGAGTAAAGATGTTTGAAGTATTGCTGTGATTCCTCGTTGTTCAAAATTTCTTCCCATTCGTCAACTGGGTCCCTTCTGAAGGATACTTTGATCACATCACGCTTACCTGGGATGGGGAAACCAATGTCTATTAACCTGCAGTTGTTCTCTCGTATGATTTCGGCCTCCCGAATAGAATCTTCCAGATTATGGACGGATTTGATTACTACACTGACACTTCGGACCACGGACAGCACCTCGCTGACCGTACGGTCGATATCATCGTTCTTGATAGTGGGTATGCCGTGCTCGTCCGCCGCTTCAAGAAGGAAGTCGTGAATAATTCGGATCTGACGGAAGTACTCGAGATGTCGGCCTCCACGACCCTTTTCCATGGCACGCTTCACGAACCGCTCACGGTGCTCCTCCTCGTCCGCATAGAGTATAACCATGTGGACGTCGGCGTACTGGTAGTCTTCCGGATGTACGAGGCCCGGTACGAGGTGGACGCCTTCGATCACAAGGTCACTAGCGTCCTCGACCGCCCTCTTGATCACCATGTCGATAGCAGGCTTCACCATTGAGGCGTGCTCCACGAAACCGGCGATGACTCGGTCTCGGAACTTCTTTGGAACCATGTGGTCAGGAATTCTGAGCGCACGATAGGCGTTGTAGGAAGACATATGAAGCACAGGGGCGTACTTTTTGTCGATCGCTCCACGGAGAACCTCTCGGAGGTGATCCGTCTCGATAAGGTGCGTGATGTTGAGTCTCCTCGCGACCTCACGGGCGATCGTGGACGTCCCAACGCCTGAAGCGCCACCGATCAGCACGATCGTGGATCTAGCCATTCATCAGCCCCGCCTCTCGATGTCAACACTATCGGAAGTTACCAGCAGTACGGTGTCCTTAATCACCCCGACGAATCCACCAAGACTCACCGCGGTGCGCTTGAGTTCTTGGATAATATCCTCATGACCATCGCGATCGAGGAGGGGTTTGACATCCAGTATCAGCACGTTCCCTTGGTAAAGCTCGTTCATCAAGTCCTCCAGATCCGACGGCTCCTGAACCCGAGATACCACTATCGTAACTTTGGGGTGCTGAGACCTCTCTTCCTCTTCTTCCTCAAGGAAGTCCTCAAGCATGGGGCCTTTCGAGTTCTCCCCCTCACCAAAGATCCTTCTCAAAAACCCTAACATCGTGCCCCGCCCCGACCGGTCCCCTCGATAGTGCGGATCACGTCCCGTGCCAGTTTCTCGGGTTCCTCGACGGGATTCCTCACTGGAACCTGCTCTCCTGTAACCCGCCATATTCTAGCACGTAGTTTACGAGCGTACGTCTCGAAGGGCTCCTCCAAGTTCCTCGGGTTCACGCACACCGCCGCGAGGTCCGCGTCGGGGACTATCGCCCGAAGGGCCTTGACTTCAGCCAGAACCCCACGAGGGTACCGGAACGGGTGGTTCGGGCGGTGGCACACTACCACCGCGTCCGGAGCACATCCGAGTAATATCCCTAGGTAGAGGGGCCGTGGGTGTGGGTTACGACGTTCGGTGAGTGAAGACTGTCCCTCTACAATGATCAAGTCGGCGTCTTTCTCCTCGGCGACGTAGTCGACGGCGTGAGCTACAGCGGAAGCTACGTCCATGACGGAGAGAGAACCCGCTCGAAACCCCACGTCCGCTTCGAGCGTCGCGAACTCTCCCGTGGCTACCGTAGCTGGAGTATAGCCTAACGCCTCGAGTCCTTCCGCTAACTTAAGGGTCGTCGTACGTTTTCCACACTCTTGGGAGGTTCCACCAACGAACACGCGAGGTATCTCCGTTTCAGGCCCGTCCTTCTTGGGCACTACCTCAGTACAGCGTTCTGGAGCATCCCCGGCCACCTCACGCACGACGTCCAACCTGGGGCTCAGCTCGAGGATCTTGACGCCTCTCGACTCAGCCAGCTTCACTAGCGCAGGGTAGTCCTCGAGCGGAAGTGACCTGAAGGACGTGACTACGTTGAGGCCGCGGCGGATGGATTCCACGGCTAGCTCGAGGGCCCTGTGTTCCGCACCCTTTGGAAGCATGATCGCTACGGAGGATGCTCCTTCGACGGCCTCATCGAAGTCGTTCGTGACTTTCACTCCGGCGATCTCCGTTCCCACCTTACTCGGGTCGTCGTCCATAATCCCAACGACTTCTACCGTTGGGAGGGTCGCGAACTTTTCCCCGCCGCCCCCGGCACCCACCACGGCGAACGGGTTGAGCTCGGCGAGCTCATCGATCGAACGTAGCACCGTCAACTGTAGCGGCCCCCCAGCTTCACCGCGATCCGCGCCGGCTAATGCTGATAGTATTACCGGTACCCCAGAGCGACCCGTAGCGTTCGTCGCTTTTCACGAACCCGACGCTCGATCTCCCTGAGCAGCCTTCCGATGCCCTCACCGGTCAAGGCGGACACGGGGACGGGTCTGTGACCAGTACGCTCTCTGATGCGTTCTAACCGTTCTTCAAGTTCCCCGCGGTCGAGAAGATCGATCTTGTTCGCGACGAGCAGCGTCTCGAGATCGGCGGCGTACTTGATCACGTGGAGTGCACGGAGCGTCTCGGGACCTACACGCCTCGTGACGTCGACCACGAACAACGCTAAATCGTATCTGCCGAGCTTCTCAACGACGTCTTCAGCACGGACACCTCGTTTACTCCGCTTACCCCGCTCGTCGGCGAGTCCGACGGTATCGAATACATACAGCGGGAACTCGCGGGACGTCCACCGGTAACCGGAGACGGTCTTCGTGGTACCTGGGACTTCGGAGACTTCAGTGACCTCTCGCCCCATCAACGCGTTGACCAGAGTGGACTTGCCGGCGTTTTCAGGCCCCAACACGGCGATGCGAAAGGCCCGCGAGTCCAGCTCCGGAACCTCTTTCACAGAGGCCTCCTTCATTCCTTCACTCCCCGCACAACCCGGGC
Above is a window of Methanopyrus sp. SNP6 DNA encoding:
- a CDS encoding 30S ribosomal protein S5; the encoded protein is MSVPPHLEEWEPKTKLGRMVKEGEIKTIDEVFAQGWKILEPEIVDWLLPDLEEEVLDVNMVQKMHKSGRRVRFRVTVVVGNKDGFVGVGQGKAREVGPAIRAAIDRAKLNIIKVRRGCGSWECGCRRQHSVPFEITGKCGSVRITLKPAPRGTGLVAGETAQKVLEMAGIEDVWTKTTGGKGKGETRTTINFAKATFDALRNLIYVRMREEEAERLGIVSGSAEGA
- a CDS encoding 50S ribosomal protein L18, encoding MATGPRYRVPFRRRREGKTNYYKRRELIKADAPRLVARKTLNHNIAQIVDFAPQGDVTLASAHSIELRNKFGWKGHCGNTPAAYLTGYLCGLRALERGIERAVIDIGLHRPVRGSRVFAMLKGALDAGMDIPHGEEVLPPEDRIRGEHIANMARQIKEEDPEEYERRFSKYLERGLKPEELPEHFEEVKSKIEEEFGGA
- a CDS encoding 50S ribosomal protein L19e; the protein is MNLRPQRRMAAEILKCGVHKVWIDPERLEEVARAQTREDIRRLIKEGVIRKRPIKGQSRVRARKRHEQRKKGRQRGPGRRKGAKGARMPKKRAWIQRIRPIRRKLRELRDSGKIDRSTYRKLYMMAKGGYFRDTSHLLAYIEENDLWKK
- a CDS encoding ZPR1 zinc finger domain-containing protein, whose amino-acid sequence is MGKKIGKGNRETHEMKYRMEFSYLECPVCGEKALMVHGRIDEIPHFGRVLEQFIHCKTCGYRRSDVMCLEDRKPAEYRYRVNSPEDLRVRVVRSPSGFVEIPELGVEVKPGPAAQGFVSNIEGLLRRIRERVETAARWADNEESKKRAEEILRRMDAAVSGEDEITIVLKDPYGHSAILPEQDDKLEVRELDEEEAEELRTRIFRPMVPSGEYSN
- a CDS encoding AAA family ATPase, which gives rise to MARSTIVLIGGASGVGTSTIAREVARRLNITHLIETDHLREVLRGAIDKKYAPVLHMSSYNAYRALRIPDHMVPKKFRDRVIAGFVEHASMVKPAIDMVIKRAVEDASDLVIEGVHLVPGLVHPEDYQYADVHMVILYADEEEHRERFVKRAMEKGRGGRHLEYFRQIRIIHDFLLEAADEHGIPTIKNDDIDRTVSEVLSVVRSVSVVIKSVHNLEDSIREAEIIRENNCRLIDIGFPIPGKRDVIKVSFRRDPVDEWEEILNNEESQQYFKHLYSASNNVHYHKISAPDEESLHRAIEKLRMEGFKVEELRSGDVREVGKEDREG
- the sepF gene encoding cell division protein SepF produces the protein MRRIFGEGENSKGPMLEDFLEEEEEERSQHPKVTIVVSRVQEPSDLEDLMNELYQGNVLILDVKPLLDRDGHEDIIQELKRTAVSLGGFVGVIKDTVLLVTSDSVDIERRG
- a CDS encoding DUF1611 domain-containing protein, with translation MLRSIDELAELNPFAVVGAGGGGEKFATLPTVEVVGIMDDDPSKVGTEIAGVKVTNDFDEAVEGASSVAIMLPKGAEHRALELAVESIRRGLNVVTSFRSLPLEDYPALVKLAESRGVKILELSPRLDVVREVAGDAPERCTEVVPKKDGPETEIPRVFVGGTSQECGKRTTTLKLAEGLEALGYTPATVATGEFATLEADVGFRAGSLSVMDVASAVAHAVDYVAEEKDADLIIVEGQSSLTERRNPHPRPLYLGILLGCAPDAVVVCHRPNHPFRYPRGVLAEVKALRAIVPDADLAAVCVNPRNLEEPFETYARKLRARIWRVTGEQVPVRNPVEEPEKLARDVIRTIEGTGRGGARC
- a CDS encoding Era-like GTP-binding protein is translated as MKEASVKEVPELDSRAFRIAVLGPENAGKSTLVNALMGREVTEVSEVPGTTKTVSGYRWTSREFPLYVFDTVGLADERGKRSKRGVRAEDVVEKLGRYDLALFVVDVTRRVGPETLRALHVIKYAADLETLLVANKIDLLDRGELEERLERIRERTGHRPVPVSALTGEGIGRLLREIERRVREKRRTLRVALGYR